The following coding sequences are from one bacterium window:
- a CDS encoding type II toxin-antitoxin system RelE/ParE family toxin — MESRLTWSTVFYVAPSGRAPAEEWLDGQDEEVQERAIALLQVLRGQGGRLGMPHAKHLRGKVWELRFQARSGAYRLLYAAMSGQRILVLHGFRKATRETPQGKLRTAEVRLAEFERSDRTDRPKGR; from the coding sequence GTGGAATCACGCCTAACCTGGTCCACCGTCTTCTACGTCGCCCCCTCCGGGCGCGCACCGGCCGAGGAATGGCTGGACGGGCAGGACGAGGAGGTCCAGGAGCGGGCCATCGCGTTGCTGCAGGTCCTTCGGGGGCAAGGTGGGCGGCTGGGGATGCCCCACGCGAAGCACCTGCGCGGGAAGGTTTGGGAGTTGCGCTTCCAGGCGCGCAGCGGAGCGTACCGGCTTCTGTATGCGGCCATGAGCGGGCAGCGTATCCTGGTCTTGCATGGGTTTCGGAAGGCGACCCGGGAGACGCCGCAGGGGAAACTGAGAACCGCCGAGGTCCGGCTGGCGGAGTTCGAGCGATCGGACAGGACAGACAGACCGAAAGGGAGGTAG
- a CDS encoding helix-turn-helix transcriptional regulator, translating into MAQYRAEVETGRFVEQLVEASGKTQRSIAALARVPEPNLTRIKRGEILPSLDTIARLTWAALGTGLELRPQGRRSKKVEPIVLRFASRRQKGMVAQG; encoded by the coding sequence GTGGCGCAATACCGAGCCGAGGTCGAGACGGGCCGCTTCGTCGAACAGTTGGTAGAGGCTTCGGGGAAAACACAGCGAAGCATCGCGGCGCTGGCGCGGGTGCCGGAGCCGAACCTCACGAGGATCAAGCGTGGGGAGATCCTGCCGTCGCTGGATACGATCGCGCGGCTGACCTGGGCGGCGCTCGGCACCGGCCTTGAGCTGAGGCCTCAGGGCCGTCGGTCGAAGAAGGTCGAGCCGATCGTCCTGCGGTTCGCATCCCGGCGGCAGAAGGGAATGGTTGCGCAGGGTTAG